A DNA window from Leishmania donovani BPK282A1 complete genome, chromosome 25 contains the following coding sequences:
- a CDS encoding 3-oxo-5-alpha-steroid 4-dehydrogenase, putative — MKVIVASGPDGARKHEVELAASATLADLKKAYQPGVDVHRKSFKVPSTESPLPGADGGKLRPNLITLSDKVPLSQQGVKDGSVIIYKDLGPQIGYRTVFYVEYAGPIAFMLMYAMRPSLIYGSAPMPAYGYTQKLYIGLFLAHFFKRELESMFVHKFSHPTMPMRNIFKNCVYYWSFAAFIGYVLCSPSFTPTSAAQSNFGAVFMTINELLNFAVHYQLSTMRKSDGDTTRNVPQGPLFAFVSCPNYFFEIMSWVSFSIGTNMLSSWLFTLAGFVQMADWAKKKHRGYVKADPANKKKAAILPFIM; from the coding sequence atGAAGGTTATCGTTGCTTCTGGCCCGGATGGTGCCCGCAAGCACGAGGTGGAGCTGGCAGCCAGCGCCACGCTCGCAGATCTGAAGAAAGCCTACCAACCGGGTGTGGACGTGCACCGCAAGTCGTTCAAGGTTCCCAGCACCGAGTCTCCGCTGCCAGGTGCGGATGGCGGCAAGCTGCGCCCGAACCTCATCACGCTGTCAGATAAGGTGCCCCTGTCGCAGCAAGGGGTGAAGGACGGCTCGGTGATCATTTACAAAGACCTCGGCCCGCAGATCGGCTACCGCACTGTGTTCTACGTCGAGTATGCCGGCCCCATCGCCTTCATGCTGATGTACGCCATGCGCCCTTCGCTCATCTACGGCTCTGCCCCGATGCCGGCTTACGGCTACACGCAGAAGCTATACATtggcctcttcctcgcccaTTTCTTCAAGCGCGAGCTCGAGTCCATGTTTGTGCACAAGTTCTCGCACCCAACGATGCCGATGCGCAACATCTTCAAGAACTGCGTCTACTACTGGTCCTTCGCCGCCTTCATCGGTTACGTGCTGTGCAGTCCTTCATTCACGCCgaccagcgccgcgcagtcAAACTTCGGCGCCGTGTTCATGACCATCAACGAGCTGCTGAACTTTGCGGTGCACTACCAGCTTAGCACGATGCGCAAGTCCGACGGTGACACCACCCGCAACGTGCCGCAAGGCCCTCTGTTCGCCTTCGTATCGTGCCCGAACTACTTCTTTGAGATTATGTCGTGGGTGTCCTTCTCCATCGGCACGAATATGTTGTCCTCCTGGCTCTTCACGCTGGCCGGCTTCGTGCAGATGGCGGACtgggcgaagaagaagcacCGGGGCTACGTCAAGGCAGACCCGGCCAATAAAAAGAAGGCCGCCATTCTGCCCTTCATCATGTAG